In Dolichospermum flos-aquae CCAP 1403/13F, the following proteins share a genomic window:
- a CDS encoding Rieske (2Fe-2S) protein, producing the protein MAWTQVLAANALAAGAREVVKVGDRKILLLNHENQLYAVDDTCPHLKMSLKKGKIEDGAIVCPFHRSAFDLGNGEVKTWCPFPPVVGKLLSMVSSEKTLPTYPLKVEAGNILIDV; encoded by the coding sequence ATGGCTTGGACTCAAGTTTTAGCTGCTAACGCACTGGCTGCTGGTGCGCGGGAAGTAGTCAAAGTGGGCGATCGCAAAATCCTACTCTTAAACCACGAAAATCAGCTTTATGCTGTAGATGATACTTGCCCTCACTTAAAAATGTCTTTGAAAAAAGGAAAAATCGAAGATGGGGCGATAGTTTGTCCCTTCCACCGCAGTGCATTTGATTTGGGTAATGGTGAAGTCAAAACTTGGTGTCCCTTCCCACCCGTAGTTGGTAAATTACTGTCAATGGTTTCCTCAGAAAAAACCTTACCAACCTATCCTCTGAAAGTGGAAGCAGGCAACATTTTGATTGATGTATAA
- a CDS encoding bile acid:sodium symporter family protein, whose protein sequence is MRSLIISYQFADVPPLSLILSFCIIHPKLIMEASLLTKVMLPIALAIIMLGMGLSLAPEDFQRVRKYPKAVSIGLISQLIFLPIIGFVITKVVPMQPTMAMGLMIVALCPGGASSNIFTFLAQGDVALSVTLTAFSSVITVFTIPMLGNLAYQHYIGETAAITLPIGATIGQIFLMTLLPIGLGMGMGQLFPEIARRLEKLTNRLAVGLLALIILMLIIREWNSIPEFILQVGVAVVLLNVISILAGFYISKVFKLNPPQQICIAIEVGIQNGTLAIAITAGLLNNPDMAVPAAVYSLFMYVTGFIAISYGKKLATTNSIH, encoded by the coding sequence ATGCGATCGCTAATCATAAGTTACCAGTTTGCAGATGTTCCACCATTGAGTCTGATATTATCTTTTTGTATTATTCATCCAAAATTGATTATGGAAGCAAGCTTATTGACTAAAGTTATGTTACCAATAGCTTTGGCTATCATTATGCTGGGAATGGGTTTATCTCTTGCACCCGAAGATTTCCAACGGGTAAGGAAATATCCGAAAGCCGTCTCAATTGGCTTAATCAGTCAGTTAATTTTTTTACCTATTATTGGTTTTGTCATTACTAAAGTTGTCCCCATGCAACCGACAATGGCAATGGGGTTAATGATAGTGGCACTTTGCCCAGGTGGAGCATCCTCAAATATATTTACATTCCTCGCTCAAGGTGATGTTGCACTTTCAGTCACACTGACTGCTTTTAGTAGTGTGATTACAGTATTTACAATTCCGATGTTAGGAAACCTTGCATACCAGCACTACATTGGCGAAACTGCGGCGATTACCCTACCGATTGGGGCAACAATAGGACAAATTTTTCTGATGACGCTTTTGCCTATCGGATTGGGAATGGGAATGGGGCAGCTATTTCCCGAAATTGCCCGTCGTTTGGAAAAACTGACTAACCGCCTCGCAGTTGGTTTGCTGGCGCTAATTATACTCATGCTCATCATTCGTGAGTGGAACAGTATCCCCGAATTTATTCTCCAAGTTGGAGTTGCGGTTGTGCTGTTAAATGTGATCTCAATCTTGGCGGGATTTTATATTAGCAAGGTGTTTAAACTCAATCCTCCTCAACAAATCTGCATTGCCATCGAGGTTGGTATTCAGAATGGCACATTAGCGATCGCAATTACGGCTGGACTACTCAACAATCCTGATATGGCAGTACCGGCTGCGGTTTACAGTTTGTTTATGTATGTAACCGGCTTTATTGCTATTAGTTACGGTAAAAAATTGGCTACAACCAACTCTATTCATTGA
- a CDS encoding tellurite resistance TerB family protein, producing the protein MTKYDYIFKSKEPIKESLNEQEAVAAIAVITTIVDSGSEDIDAESLADILWEFEIFDEYSEEEMLETVDRLIEIAGEAGLGSLFNAASAGISDEAVLDGFAAGVIMLLDAENLIIPANKKVFLKQLQIALELDDEEAEEIIKEIIDSIEAGDEEEYLEEEYEAVIFNEAGEQFYQSPLGNFIVPIPLNVEQGGKLQTEEGMVSFSDDTGTLLRIDYYPLSLEQIGDLESQENEVYLHEVLVDKYVPQAIISHVPTAEVKHKEYWQDTLESYYYVLVNMPQGSTISKHETNGNGMRLDAYRGLLSFVNNECLYIVSSQRSFLNGEVPGSMKAEAKKMKKAILDFVRTIEFA; encoded by the coding sequence ATGACAAAGTATGATTATATTTTCAAATCGAAAGAGCCGATCAAAGAATCATTGAATGAACAAGAAGCCGTAGCGGCAATTGCGGTGATTACCACCATAGTTGATTCTGGCAGTGAAGACATAGATGCAGAAAGTTTAGCTGATATTCTCTGGGAGTTTGAGATATTTGATGAATACTCAGAAGAAGAAATGCTAGAAACGGTGGACAGACTCATAGAAATTGCCGGAGAGGCTGGATTAGGTTCTTTATTTAATGCTGCCAGTGCGGGGATTTCTGATGAGGCAGTTTTAGATGGTTTTGCGGCTGGAGTGATTATGCTTTTAGATGCGGAAAATTTAATTATTCCAGCAAATAAAAAAGTTTTTCTGAAACAACTACAAATAGCTTTAGAACTGGATGATGAAGAAGCAGAAGAAATTATTAAAGAGATAATTGACTCAATAGAAGCTGGGGATGAGGAAGAATATCTCGAAGAAGAATATGAAGCAGTCATTTTTAATGAAGCTGGTGAACAATTTTATCAATCACCTTTGGGTAACTTTATAGTTCCTATTCCTTTAAATGTTGAACAGGGAGGAAAACTGCAAACAGAGGAAGGAATGGTAAGTTTTTCGGACGATACTGGTACTTTACTCAGAATTGATTATTATCCTCTCTCTCTAGAACAAATTGGTGATCTAGAATCCCAAGAAAATGAAGTATATCTGCATGAAGTTTTGGTAGATAAATATGTGCCTCAAGCAATTATTTCTCATGTTCCTACGGCGGAAGTGAAACATAAAGAATATTGGCAAGATACTTTAGAAAGTTATTACTATGTATTAGTAAATATGCCTCAAGGTTCAACTATATCCAAGCATGAAACTAATGGCAATGGGATGAGATTAGATGCCTATAGAGGATTATTGTCCTTTGTCAATAATGAATGTTTGTATATAGTTAGTAGTCAACGCAGCTTTTTAAATGGTGAAGTACCTGGTTCTATGAAAGCAGAAGCGAAAAAAATGAAAAAAGCTATTTTAGATTTTGTGCGTACGATTGAGTTTGCCTAA
- a CDS encoding dolichyl-phosphate-mannose--protein mannosyltransferase, giving the protein MKKTWFRLGIIGIFLLSLSLRFWGISRFNTLVFDEVYFAKFGNNYLTHTPFFNAHPPLSQYLIGLGIWISKYIPLGRDPVNSLTDSLLSPWNYRWVNALTGSLIPVVITLLTYQFSHRHRFALLAGFFTACDGLFLVESRYALSNVYIVIFGLLGQWLLLLALEKRKRWFWLILSGISFGACIGTKWNGLWFLTGAYGVWIAAWIIRWLQSFDHTSRVPLFSYLRFSNHPNNSPTDTIKSPLQNLTKINIWQMFSYLGIIPAVIYSLIWIPHLQLDKRYGFIEVHKQILHFHLQLGGNSPSVHPYCAAWYKWPLLTRPMAYYYQTAQSTKNSLPVFGPPLPNGAGKVIYDVHAMGNPFLWWFGLAAMIFVIGMVIITITMPIIEKKRLFIPKNLTADTWIGLFLVINYGANLLPWVEVTRCTFIYHYMSAVVFTFIAIAWFVDQCLISYYRQIRAVGVTITFIIVAAFIFWMPIYLGLPMSPDGYRMRMWFSSWI; this is encoded by the coding sequence ATGAAAAAAACTTGGTTTCGATTAGGCATAATAGGCATATTTCTACTTTCCTTGAGTTTACGTTTTTGGGGAATCAGCCGATTTAATACTTTAGTATTTGATGAAGTTTATTTTGCCAAATTTGGTAACAACTATCTTACTCATACACCATTTTTTAATGCTCATCCACCATTAAGCCAATATTTGATCGGGTTGGGGATTTGGATTAGTAAATACATTCCCCTGGGTCGAGATCCTGTAAATAGTCTCACAGATTCCTTATTATCTCCTTGGAATTATCGGTGGGTAAATGCGCTAACTGGTTCATTAATTCCCGTAGTCATAACTTTATTAACTTATCAATTTAGTCATCGTCATCGGTTTGCTTTATTGGCAGGATTTTTTACAGCTTGTGATGGCTTATTTTTAGTAGAATCTCGTTATGCTTTAAGTAATGTCTATATAGTTATCTTTGGTTTACTCGGACAATGGTTATTATTATTAGCATTAGAAAAGCGAAAACGGTGGTTTTGGTTAATTCTCTCTGGAATCAGTTTTGGTGCTTGTATTGGCACAAAATGGAATGGCTTATGGTTTTTAACTGGTGCTTATGGTGTATGGATAGCAGCTTGGATAATTCGCTGGTTGCAATCATTTGATCATACATCTCGCGTGCCATTATTTTCTTATTTACGCTTTTCTAATCACCCTAATAATTCCCCAACTGATACCATAAAATCACCCTTGCAAAATCTGACAAAAATAAATATTTGGCAGATGTTTTCCTATTTAGGAATTATTCCGGCAGTTATTTATAGTCTGATTTGGATTCCTCATCTCCAACTTGATAAAAGATATGGATTTATTGAAGTTCATAAACAAATTTTACACTTTCATCTCCAATTAGGTGGAAATAGTCCTAGCGTTCATCCTTATTGCGCTGCATGGTATAAATGGCCATTGTTAACTCGACCAATGGCTTATTATTATCAAACTGCTCAAAGTACCAAGAATTCCTTACCTGTCTTTGGACCGCCCTTACCTAATGGTGCTGGTAAAGTAATTTATGATGTTCATGCTATGGGGAATCCTTTTTTATGGTGGTTTGGTTTAGCGGCGATGATCTTTGTAATTGGTATGGTAATCATCACAATTACGATGCCGATAATTGAAAAAAAGCGGTTATTTATCCCGAAAAATCTTACCGCTGATACTTGGATTGGCTTATTTTTAGTCATAAATTATGGGGCTAATCTCCTCCCTTGGGTGGAGGTAACAAGGTGTACTTTCATCTATCATTATATGTCTGCGGTTGTATTTACATTCATAGCGATCGCTTGGTTTGTTGATCAATGTCTAATTAGTTATTATCGGCAAATTCGGGCAGTAGGTGTGACTATAACTTTTATCATTGTCGCTGCCTTTATTTTCTGGATGCCTATTTATCTAGGTTTACCCATGTCTCCTGATGGTTATAGAATGCGGATGTGGTTTAGTTCCTGGATTTGA